The Bacillota bacterium region GTCGGATTCTAAAATTGTTTTACTATTATAACATATTTTAACGAATAGGGAGTTTTTTATATAAAAAAAGTATATTTTTTTAATATATTTTATTAAAACTGTTATTTGCTCAATTAATTTCTTCTTGTTTTAATTTACAAAGTTTGCTAAAGAAACTAATGTTTTATTTCGATATTGACAATAGTAGACTATCCACGGAGGGAACTATGAGGATCAACAATAACATTATGGCGCTTAATACTTGGAGACAATTGAATTTACACGAGAACAGTCTCGCAAAGGCTATGCAAAGGCTGTCTTCAGGGAAAAGGATCAACAGTGCAGCTGACGATCCAGCAGGGCTTGCGATTTCTGAAAAAATGAAGGCTCAAATCAGAGGGCTCAATATGGCGTCAAGAAACTCTCAAGATGCGATTTCTTTAGTTCAGACTGCTGAAGGGGCTCTTAATGAGACACATTCAATTTTACAGAGAATGCGAGAGCTTGCTGTGCAGTCCGCAAATGGCACTAATGACGATAGCGTTGACAGGGCGGCTCTTGAAGCTGAGTTTGGAGAACTCCAAAAAGAAATCGACGATATTGCTGATAAGACGAACTTTAATGGCAGAAATCTGCTTAATGGCAATCTTGGCAGGCAGGTTACTGTGGGCATTAAGGATACTGTACCGATTGATTCTGCATTAGAAGAATTTGCAAAAGGGGTTGAAATTGATCCTAATAATAATTTGAAAGCGTTTGACTATATAAGTACTTCAGAAGCGAGCGGGAGCGATCCGGCTCAGATTTTATTTTCTAATTCATATGCTGTTTATGCTGGTGAACCGGAATCTGGGAAGGACTGGGTTTCGGGAACAAGATATAATATTGTTGATACAAGTAATGGTAACAGTATTGTAGGAACTATTAAATTTAAATTTGAGGATTCTTCAGAAGTTCAGCAAATATCCGATTTGACGTTTGAATTGACAGGTCAAGACATGTTTGTTCAGTGCGGACCTAATGAGGGCGATGAGATGGGAATCTCTATTGGTAATATGGGTTCAAAAGCACTTGGCATAGATAGCTCTATCAGCATCGCCACCCGTGACGGCGCATCAAAAGCTATAGGGGCTCTTGATGATGCGATTGAAAAGGTTTCGGTTCAGCGGGCAAAACTTGGAGCAGATCAAACCCGTCTTGAAACAAAAATTGATAATCTGGAAACAACTGCTGAAAACTTGCAAGCGGCAGAATCCCGTATTACAGATGCTGATATGGCTCAGGAGTATATGGAATATGCCAGAGAAAACCTTTTATGCCAAGTGTCAACTGCAATGCTTGCTCAGGCGAATAAGGCGCCCGAAGAGATCTTGCAGCTATTAAAATCTTTATAAAGCAATAAGAATATTTACGGAAAATATCTAAAGTTTTTGTAATAGATATCGATATTATAAAATGGATGTAAGCCGCATAAAACTGTTCTGGACCCGGACATTTTTTATGCGGCGAAACAGGTTTACGGCACGGATGCCGTAGAAATAAAAATTCATGGAGGAAAAATTATGCGTATTAACAACAACTTAATGGCAATGAACACGCTGCGTCAGCTGACTATCAATGACAGCAACACAGCAAAATCAGTCGAGAAATTGTCATCAGGCTACAGAATCAACAGAGCCGGCGACGACGCTGCAGGTCTTGCAATCTCTGAGAAGATGAGAGCACAGATCAGCGGACTCAACATGGCGTCAAAGAACTCACAGGATGGTATATCCATGGTTCAGACAGCTGAAGGCGCATTGACAGAAACAC contains the following coding sequences:
- a CDS encoding flagellin, with translation MRINNNIMALNTWRQLNLHENSLAKAMQRLSSGKRINSAADDPAGLAISEKMKAQIRGLNMASRNSQDAISLVQTAEGALNETHSILQRMRELAVQSANGTNDDSVDRAALEAEFGELQKEIDDIADKTNFNGRNLLNGNLGRQVTVGIKDTVPIDSALEEFAKGVEIDPNNNLKAFDYISTSEASGSDPAQILFSNSYAVYAGEPESGKDWVSGTRYNIVDTSNGNSIVGTIKFKFEDSSEVQQISDLTFELTGQDMFVQCGPNEGDEMGISIGNMGSKALGIDSSISIATRDGASKAIGALDDAIEKVSVQRAKLGADQTRLETKIDNLETTAENLQAAESRITDADMAQEYMEYARENLLCQVSTAMLAQANKAPEEILQLLKSL